The DNA window gcgggcagggcgaccacgacggcaaggagtGGACAAAGGAGGAGCTAGACGAGTTGGAGGCGAAATGGGGCTTTGACGTGAGTGCCAACGTTCAAAAGCAGACTTGGGCTCCGAACGACTCGCCCGGCCGACATTAAGTGCTGACTTGacatacctacctacagtGGCCGTTCTCTGGCATCGGATCATTTGCGCATCTGGACCACTCCAAGTGCCTGACTGATCCGTCGGTCAACTATGACATTGCCATTGTCGGCGCGCCCTTTGACACGGCCGTCTCCTTCAGGCCAGGTTCGTATCCAGCACACGTCGTCCAAAAGCTGAGAAGAGGAGAGGCGAGACTGACATGCTACGCCAAAGGTGCCCGCTTCGGGCCGCGGGCCATCCGCCAGGCCTCCTCCCGTCAGACAGGCTTCCGCGGCTTCAATGCTCGCGCGAGTGTCAACCCGTACCAGAACTGGGCCAAGATCATCGACTGCGGTGACATTCCCATCACGCCCTTTGACAACAACATTGCACGCGACCAGATGACGCAGGCTTTGACGGAGCTGggcaagcgcaaggccgtctcggcgctgagccccaagcccaagctCATGaccctgggcggcgaccacAGCCTGACGCTACCGGCACTACGGGCACTCAAGGAGATTCACGGGCGACCTATTCGTGTGCTCCACTTTGACGGTGAGGATACTTGGGTCGAACCTCGATACTGTAGTAGTAGATCTCTTGCTGACCTGACCGCCGATGACTGTTGCTGTGCAGCCCATCTCGACACTTGGAACCCCAATGCCTACCCCTCGTACTGGGGTGCGACGCAGTTCACGCATGGCTCCATGTTCTGGATGGCCAACCAGGAGGGCCTCCTCTCCAACTCGTCTACTGAGGCGTCGGTGCACGCTGGGCTGCGGACacgcctcggcggcacggAGTGGGtcgacaacgaggacgacTCGTCGCAGAACTGGGTGCGCTTttccgccgacgacatggacgacatGGGCACGCAGGGCATCATCGACGGCATCATGCGCGTGCTCGGCACCGAGGACCCTGTGTACCTGTCGGTGGACATTGACGTACTGGACCCGGCCTTTGCGCCTGGCACGGGCACGCCCGAACCCGGTGGCTGGACGACGCGCGAGCTGATCCGCGTACTCCGTGGCATCGAGGGTCTCAACCtcgtgggcgccgacgtcgtcgaggtgtCGCCCGCATACCAGGGCAGGGGTGAAGAGACAGctctggcggccgcccaggTTGTCTACGAGCTGCTGAGCTCCATGGTCAAGCGTGGCATGAAGGAGATGGGCAAGGAAGTGGTGCCCGAGACGAAGCAGAAGCTGCTCAAGGCCGCTGGGAAGAgcaacggcaaggacgagctGTGAGGCCGGCCCTTGACATGAAGTGCTTGCCTGCCGAGGCTTTCCCTAccttgcagcagcatgtgGTATGGCTACGAGCAGTATTGGACGCATGAAAGAGGAGTTGGGACGGATGGGCAGTTGTTGGGTTGTTGTTTCGATGACGGTGTATGAAGGAGAGGCAGTTGGCGTCCTTGAAAAGGCAGAGAGAAGCATTGTTTGTGCAAGATTCGCGAAAAAGAAAGTACATGTGATCAAATGACCGAAAAATCCCCCCTATCGACAAGGTGAGCAATACGGTGTCTTGAGGTGACCGTGCCCACGCCGTCCATGATGAGGGCGTCTGAGTCTTATCAGCGTTTCAGtggccgagcgcggcgtggGGCCGCATGGAACGTCCATGGATTGACTCACTAAAAAAACAAGGGACCCCGATTCGGCCACACATCGATCCCACCTGCTTTTAACTGCCCCAGTGCAGCCCACCCACCGAGCAAGCGaccccgccatcccgcccgcctctTGTCGAATTTCTTTGCCAGACCAGACCGACTTTGCCTGGACACAAGCCGCCTCCCGCATCGCTCCCTTCCCAACCCCgacgacgcacgcacggcagcCGGAAAGCAAGCGAGCCCACCATGGCGGCAGTGCAGGAGCTCGCTGAGCGAGTcaagggcgacgacaaggtctACGTCGACACCGacacgggcgccgacgaccagACGGCTGACGGCTCCGAGGCGAAGCCCTTCAAGACGCTCGCCTACGCCTACATTCacaacgccggcggccgtccgACTGCGCAATACCTCACCCGCGCCTCCGTCACCGGGGCCATTGGCCCGGATGAGGACCCCTCCGCGCGATTGACGTGGAAGGAGCCCGCCAAGAGCGCCGTCAAGAAGGCCCaaggcgccctcgacgcccacaagaagaagctggccaagcaggagcaggccctggccgcggaggaggcccgcaagaagcagcgcctcgacaaccttgaggcggccaagaagatcGTCCTCAAGGAGGACGCGAACCTGCCCAAGGCCGTTAAGATCATCATTGGCGACAAGGATGTGGagctcggtgacggcgccgacaagaagGGTGCCCGCGTCAAGGTCTCGGGCCGCATCCACCGGCTGAGGGCGCAGAAGCAGGCGACCTTCATCACCCTCAtcgacggtggcggccacCTGCAGTGCGTGCTGCAGGCCGGAGACCTGACCAGGACGTACAATGCCCTGACTTTCGCCCAGGGCACGTCCCTTACGCTGTACGGCGAAATGCGCAAGGTCCCCGAAGGCCAACAGGCGCCCGACAACCGCGAGCTGCACGTCGACTACTACGAGGTTATTGGCGCCTCCCccagcgacgaggatgccatcaccaacaaggTCTCGTCGGCTCAGAACCAGTGGGACGCACAGATGCTGGACAACCGACACCTGGTGCTGAGAGGAGACCATGCCGCGTCCGTGATGAAGCTacgcgcggccgtcgagtgGGCCTTTACCAAGGCCTATCACGAGATGAAGTTCGTCAAGGTTTCGCCACCGGCTCTCGTCCAGACCCAGGTTGAAGGCGGTGCCACCCTCTTCAAGGTGCCCTACTACGATGAGGAGGCCTACCTGACCCAGTCGTCCCAGCTCTACCTGGAGACGGTGCTGCCCAGTCTGGGCAACGTCTACTGCATCGAAAAGTCTTTCCGTGCCGAGAAGAGCCTGACGCGTCGCCACTTGTCCGAATACACGCACGTGGAGGCGGAGCTTGACTTTATCGATTTCTCCGACCTGCTGGAGCACCTCGAAGAGATCATCTGCCGCGTCATCGACACGGTTCTGGCGGATGCCGAGATGACGGCATTCCTTAAGGAACTCAACCCTGGTTTCGCGCGGCCCTCACGCCCCTTTATGCGCATGAAgtacgccgacgccatcgagtGGCTCAACAAGCAAGACCCGCCCATCCCCAACGAGGATGGCAACCCTCACGTCTTtggcgacgacatcgccgaggccgctgaGCGCAAGATGACCGACGCCATCAACCGGCCCATCTTCCTGACACACTTCCCCGTCGAGATCAAGGCCTTCTACATGAAGAAGGACCCCAGCGACCTCCGCGTTACGGAGAGCGTCGACTGCCTGATGCCTGGGGTTGGCGAGATCGTCGGTGGATCGATGAGGATGGAGGGctacgaggagctgctcgcggcgtACGACAAGCAGGGCATCCCCGCCAAGGATTACTACTGGTACACCGACCAGCGAAAGTGAGTTTGACACCCTATTTTTCCGATCGAGACATCGGCTAGGGACGGACGCTAATGGCTTCGGCCTGCAGGTATGGCACTTCGCCGCACGGCGGCTACGGGCTGGGCCTGGAGCGCTTCCTGGCCTGGATGGCTAACCAGCACACGGTTCGGACGACATGCATGTACCCACGCTTCATGGGGCGATGCAAGCCTTGAGCGAAGCACGCGTAGGATGGCGCATTGAGTTGGATGGTGGTTGGCATGAGCGACAATGGGCCTGTAGGGTAAATGTTGGGAATCGAGCTGGCCCTCGCCATAGCGACGGTATGGCTATATAAGAGCTGTCATATAGACGAAGGAAATGAGGCTTTGATCGTGGTTGCGCTGCCTGGTCGCGTGTCCTGTCAACAATCCCCGCCTTCACGCCTGTAGATGGCCTAGATGCCACTTGTGTGCCTCAGACCTAAAGTAGACCACGTTTCAGGATACCAACCCGTTCGAGATGGAGACGTGTCAGTGCCGAAACACAATTACGGGGTAAGTTGGTACCAGGTGAATTAGTCGCTCCGCTGCGACAAGATCGCAAACTCCTGATGACAGGAGGCCATGGCTGTCCACCGAACGGGCCGCCAGCCATCGGTCAAGGCTCGAGCCGTCCCTCCACCCATCCCGCCAAGCAAACGAGGCAATCACCGCGGGGAACGTGGCGCTGGGGTCGCCGTGCGTCCCTCGCCtttggtttttttttttttttgtttgcTGCGATGCCTTGCGATTGTGGCTACAGTCTCAAGTGCCTACTAGcagttagtagtagtagtattgTATGCCCCTGTTTCGTCTGCATCTACCTCGACGGGCAACCCCGGATCTGCGGGACGTGACAAAAAACACACACAAGACGTTCGTTCTGCTGCAAGCAAGTACCCTCTCACCCTGCAGGGACTGACAGGTGAGCGGGCGTGCCGCGTGCCGTGACGCCTGTTTGGGCAAGgcccgtctgtctgtccgccGTCCGTGATCTGCAGGACGGGGCCTGCTTCGCGTGGAGTGCTACTATTTCCATGGTACAAtatatatgtatgtacgaaggatgtatgtacgtacatagCACAAgcacgtatactgtacacgTACGTGGATGAGAGAGTGGGGATGGAGAGTGCATGCCGGTTTTGGCGtgcaagaagaagaatggCTGTCCCCGTTTCTGCGGCGTGGCATCGTGGGTAGGGAGGGGACGTTGCATGCATGGCTTGCCTTTTACCCGTGCAAGCATGCTGCCTGCTTCCTGTCCTTCTCGAAGCTTTGGATGTCCGAGATGGCTGCTCATCAAAAGATGGCGGAGAGGGGGCATGGGATGCTAGGGGACAACGTTCGGTTACCTTTTGGCTTTTTATAATCAGAATCATCAatgtgtctgtctgtgcaATGACTGGGTGACTCGGTTCATAAATGTGAAGGCGCTGTCTCGAAGTAGACGATGGAGCCGACGGATGCGAGAAGAGAGACTAACTACTAACTGTCGGGAGGTGACAGCCCAGGTTCTAGGCCCACCCAAGCCAGCATGCCAACGAGCTGCATGGGCGAGATaggcgggcgccgccagaTTGCTTACCGTCGTGGCGTCTCGTATGAGATTGGGGAGGGCCCGCGTCTTTTGGTGAGACAATACctacgtatgtatgtacgtattGTGACTGTTCTCGGTCACGGGCGCCCGTGAAGATTTGGTTGAAACCCGGCCCCCCGGCGCGAAACACGAGGTCAGTTCTTGGTACCTGTATTCGGTGATACAAAGGGCATTAAAACATCTGCCAGCCTTGTGTCTCCGTTATTAACGAGATCAAGGTAAAACGCAAACAAGGGTTATTAGGCGGGGGGCGTTGGTCCATTTGCCGGAAGCCTGCCCGGTGCCATGCTTTTCGGATCCGCCCGTGTTCGTCTTGGTTGGAAACGTGGAGCTACGTCCATATGAATACGTACTTGGCTATGCGGTTGAAGCGCCGTCTTCAAACAGACCTCGTTGGCAAACACTCGCTCCGCACTACGCCCATGGACACCCCCcccgggcgagcgggaggcACATCTCGATCATGGATGAGCGAGCAAAAGGGCATAACAAGGGCCAAGGGACCgagagcggccgcggcagcctcATGCGAAGCAGCAGGGCGATTCCCCGCTACGGGTGGGGTCGTGGGCGAGCGCGTGCATCGCAATCAATTTGATCaaccccgtccgtccccccccccggggcaGCCACTCGCGCCTTTTGTtggaggaggggaaggaaggggaggggagggttTTTGTTCCTCGTGTACACGGACAGAGAACCGCCATGCATACACATGCGGTCCAGACAAACACGTACTAACTTAGCATATACATACGAAATATGTAGCTCGTACGGGCTGCTCTGCGTGAAACGAGCGGTCCGGTTCCTGGTTCGACGAAAACGAAGAAACccagctgggcggcggcggcgcaagatTGCTGTCTTGTTCGTAGACTGACCACCGAAGGGGTCTTTGGAGTGTCTTATTTGGCGGCGCAGGGGTACATATATGCTAACCACTATCGAGAACTAACGTAaccttagtagtactacGGTCTGCGGTAGTAAGTAGCAAGCTTCACCCACGACAGGGAGCCAGGGAAAACCAGTAGTATATACGGCTTCCTTTTTGCTTCCTCCCGGATGGAAGGCTTCCCGAGGAATACGACTGTGGCATCTGTTTTGTCTCGCCCTGATCCCTCCCTCGGTCCCGTCCGACTCGCTGGCGAACGGAGCATCGTCAGCGGACGCTCCCGCaaggggcgcggcggcggctctgccgCGTCTGTCATGGGCAgaagagagagcgagcgccCTGAATAGCACCTAGTGCGGAGGCAATTATCGGGAAGAGGCCAAGCTGACGGGCAGCATGTCGTCACTTGCTTTGTGCGATGggggacgaagaagaggcaaGGTATGTTTGTTCTCCGTACCAAGTGAACCAAGTGACAGCCGTTACTCTGCCGTCTTCCGTGCATGCAACACAGGCGCAAGCAAGGCTTCGTaccagctcgtcggcgtgtgTGCATATTTCGTACATACGAACTGACAAAAGACCATCCATCATACAtagtagtacgaagtacgccgccgctggtcaTTGGATCCCTGCCAGGGGGTTCGTTCATTAAACTGTCAGCGCACGCTCGTCCCGTTTGGGCAACCGGCCATCCACGCACAACCCCTTTTCCCCTTCTGGCGGGGCGGCAAGGTAGGAAGGCAGGCGTgtcctccctctcctctcctctcctctccttccCCCCCACTCAGCCCCTCTCCCCAAGCTTCCCTGTCGCTGGTGGGCTGGGCGAGTCGACACGCGCTGGAAGTTTCCCGTCActgggcggcgtctcggcaggcgggctgcggctggctgaCCACTGACAGCGCTGTGCCTTGCTCCGGGTgtccgccgaggccctgTAAATTGTggctcccgcccgcctgccacAGGCGAGCCCGTCCAttggcccgcccgctgggcctcgacgttctcccgccgccctcccccaaCCCAACCAACCAGCTCCCGCCTGCGacggcgcccccccccccatctcCCCAAACAAACCCCCTCAAAATTGGGCTCACGCCAGGGGTTGGCCAcggctgcgctgcgtcgGCTGGTGGCAGCAGGAAGCTTAGcttggctgggcggccgtcctctggcgcccgtggcctgGCCCTGCATCCATCTTATTCATTCATTAATTCAGTCAATCGGTCATTCACCCACTCTCGGCGCATCCAGGCACACTCAATCAATGGGACCGCATCGATAATGGTGGGATAGTGGACTGCGTACCCTCCCAACTGTTCCccctcgtgccgccgccccagtgCAGAGTCGGATGCAATGCACATGAGCAGTGCCTCATTAACCTTCCGTGCTGAGGCTTGTGGGCCTCGAAAAGTAGGGAGGTACCTACATAAATGTAGTAATAACCTAGTAGTGCGATTGGAAGTGCCTGTGCCCTTAGTAGCAAAGGCTCTCGCTCCACGGACGGCTGTCAAAACATGACCTGCCGCTTTCTGTTCCGGGGGTGCTGCCAGCCGCTCGTCTCGAACCTGTTCCGAGTCCCGTTCGCCTGGGCCTTCTGGGGTGACCTCCAGCCACTGGGAGGTATTGCGCTGTGGTGCCTCGTCCACTGGACACCCTCGCCCACTGGATGACTGCCCActgaccggggggggggcgtctTAGTTGCATTGTCCCTTATTTTTTGATCCCCGAGCCGGCTCCACACCCCCATCTCGACACCTCGTCTGGTGCCTTACTTGACCTCGCGCCGCACTGCTCTCGCGCTCTCGCGTGtctttcttcctctcctcctccttccgctcctcctccccttcctcgcTCTCTACTCCCTACACCTGCGAGGTGAGCCTCAGGCCGACTACAATTCATATTCCCTGCCCCGTCGACcctgtccgccgcccgcgataTCCTGCTACGCATCATCGCTTCGTCTTTTCACCTCCTCGTTCCTCAACCTTTTCCATCTTCTGTGAGCTGTTGGCACACCCCTGCTCCAGATGCTGTTCCCGAGCGAGGCCAGCTTTTGAGACGCACATCATCTTCTTCGACACTTATCGACGCTCGTTCCGCCTATTTTAATTacctcttttttttttgggctCCGTTGCCTACGTCCGTTGCTCACGAGACCCTCCGTTTTCGAGAGATCCCGGTCATTGCATCCCGCagtcctcctcgacctcgacaccGGCCTTCCTATGCCCTTCGACACTCTCGCTCAGCCCATTACTGGCCGCGCTTTTGTATCCTTCGACAAGCATTTTCCACGCCACCTCGATTTCTTCACACGACTTGTCGGCTTGCCGCACTAGGATTCTTGCTCGCCCTATCGGTCGACTGTTTCTGTTACCTTGCGGGACCCGGATCATCGTCCAGCACGCCGCTTGTATCCAACAGCTTTATATttgcatacatacatacgtatTCTAGCTCCTAGCTTGCTTGCGGCGGTTCGATTCACACATCTTGGGCAGCCTGCTCGTCTACTTCGACGACGCTTGCTGCAACTGTTTCTCGCCGGCTCACTCAGCAGCCTGGTCCTCCCCCTTATTCGCCTCATTCGACACCTTGCGACTCCCTGGACTCTACTTGGAGTCACGAGCTGCCTTTCGCGTCTTACATCTTTCGTGCCTCCCCAAGGCACGTCCAATCTTTCAAAACGGCGGTCCTATCGCATTCCGGGCGGGACTCGCTCGTCCCCCCTCACCTTCTAGGTATGCAGGACCTCAACGCACccgtcggccaaggcggccccAATCCTGGCGCCCCTGGTCGTTTCCAAGGCCATGCCTCCAAGCCCTCAACCAGTGACACTGGCTTTTCGCACGGCGCCTTCACCTCCAACATCTCGGGCTTTGCCGaccgtcatcctcgtcgaggcaATGTCCCTTCGCTGAACACGCAGGCTATGGGCCACCAGAACCAGCCGGGGTCTCCCTCCAATGCCGGTGACCTGGCCAGCCCAGGCACCGCTTTCGATATGCAGTTCACCCCACTACTTCCGTCTCAGTTGCTCCTTGGGAGCCCCTTTCAACCTGGGAGCCCTGCTGCTTTTGGCAGCCCGCAATTCCAGAGTCTGCCAGGATTCCAACAGgctggccagcagcacggggGCAACCAGGgccacagcggcggcgtctctAGCCCTATTCAGCAGAGCATCTCTCCACAGCCTTACCAGACGATGGTGTCTCCTTCGACCTATGGGGCACCGCAGTTCTTCCCTCCTCAGTCGCCCACCGGGGGCTTCAGCATGCAGGCACCCATgcagcccgcctcgcccgtgtccATGGGATCCGGTGTTGTAACTGGCACCAGCCGCACGGTGTATCTCGGCAACATCCCCCCGGACACGTCGGCAGAGGAAATTCTGGGACACGTTCGCAGCGGGCAGATCGAGTCTGTGCGCCTCCTTCCCGACAAAAACTGTGCCTTCATTTCGTTCCTCGACGCCAGTTCCGCTACCCACTTCCACTCAGATGCCATCTTGAAAAAGCTCTGCATCAAAAGTCAGGATATCAAAGTCGGCTGGGGCAAGCCATCCCAGGTCCCCACTTCTGTGGCCCTAGCTGTGCAGCAGTCTGGTGCCTCTCGCAATGTCTACCTGGGAAATCTTCCAGAGGATATtaccgacgccgagctgcgcgaggaccTGGGAAAATTCGGCGTCATTGACACTGTCAAGATTGTCAGGGAGAAAAATATTGCCTTCGTCCACTATCTCTccatcgccaacgccatcaaggccgtTTCTCAGCTCCCCCAGGAGCCAAAGTGGCAGGCACCTCGCCGTGTCTTCTACGGCAAAGACCGATGCGCCTACGTGTCCAAGACACAACAGCAGAACGCCGCCCAGTACCTGGGAATTGCTCCTGGATACGCGCACATGTTGACAGGGGCTGATCGTGATCTGATTTCGAACGCCCTTGCCCAGCAGTCcgtggccgctgctgccgtcgccaccaccgccggaGGAATAAACAACTTGGGTAACCGCACCATCTACCTAGGTAACATTCACCCTGAGACGACCATCGAGGAGATTTGCAATGTGGTAAGGGGTGGTCTGTTGCACCACATCCGCTACATTCCGGACAAGCACATCTGCTTCGTCACCTTCATTGACCCGACTGCGGCTGCTTCCTTCTACGCCCTCAGCAACCTGCAAGGCTTGATGATTCACAACCGACGACTCAAGATCGGGTGGGGAAAGCATTCTGGTGCGCTGCCTCCGGCTATTGCCCTTGCAGTAAGTGGCGGTGCCTCTCGCAACGTCTATGTTGGCAACTTGGACGAGACATGGACCGAGGACCGCCTGCGCCAGGACTTCTCCGAATTTGGCGAGATTGAACTGGTCAACACCCTGAGGGAGAAGAGCTGCGCGTTTGTGAACTTCACCAACATTGCCAATGCCATCAAGGCTATCGAGGCGATCCGCGGCAAGGAAGAGTACCGGAAATTCAAAGTCAACTTCGGCAAGGACCGCTGCGGAAACCCGCCCCGCCAGATGCAGCAAAATCAGTCTCCCCGGGGCGATGGAGTCTCGTCGCCCCCGCCCAACGGGTCGCAGAGCAACAGCTCGCCTCCGAATGGCCCACAGCAATCGGCTGTATTGTTCAACGCCAACAATAACCCGCTCACCATGTACCTCAGCCAACTGTCCCAGCAGGTtcagcaccaacagcagcaacaaacccaacagcagcacccgATGCACATGCAGCACCCACTCTTCCATGCAGCACAGTCGTCGCCCAACGATCTGTCCCTAGATGTGCCCCAGCAGGGTCAGTTGAGTGGCCACGGCCAATCCGCTAGTATCTCCAATGGGtatgctgccgctgccgctgccgtctccGGTGCAACCACCATCGGCGGTTTGCTCGCTCCTGGACCTCGAGGTCAACACAGCCGTGCGGTCAGCCTTCCGGTCCTGGCCCCTGGTTTCGAGAACGGTGGCAATAGCCCCGGCAGCGTCCCGGGAAGCAATGGAAGCGAGGGCGAACGTCGTGGCCACCACTACCAGGCTAGCTTTGGAGGGATGGGagccggcggcttcggcctgGCGATCCAGGGTGGTCTTAACGGAtgggtcgaggaagaggtggCAAACTAATATCACACAGCCCCAAAACGACATGAGAAATTTGTATTTGTTGTAATTGAAATTGGGGTCGTCTGTCCTTTCTGCACACACCTTACTTTACgttctttttctttttcgtCTACTCTTTTTGCACATTCTGATAATAGTCTCCTTCCGCTGAGTGTATGATGGGTCGTCATTTTCGGGATAGCATGACGAGGACGGTTGTGGTAGCATCCCCAGAGAGCGGAGAGGGGATGAAGGGACGGAGATGCAAAGGCCGAGCGGCCAGACCTGCTACAAGCATGGTGGGCCTCTGCATGAAAGCGGGACCAGAAGAGATGGGAACGTGAGCTCGGCATTCCTCGGGCACTGAATAAAGCCAGGGACAAAGACAGACATTTCAAAGGGACTGAAAGGGTCTAGTATGGCCGAGCCAGGGCTGGATGATCGTGACTTGTGAGTTATGATCCGGTCAGCTGGGGAATAGTACGTAGGCGCGTGATTAGCCGGAACAGATACGGTTTGGTCACCAATTGCTCTTAATGAAGGCGACGACTGTACACGGCTGTGACCCAATATTCTGCACCGATACCACAACTCCTTTATGAGAGTACTCACTGCGTGCAAATATACTGAGCAGCATGCGGCTTATTACCGCGCCAGCGAGCTAGAATCCAGCCGGCTCCTCCTTGGCTGGAAATGCCGGCGCCTTGACATTTGCGCGGCACTCTGCCTTCCAGTTGCGAGGGGTGAACTTGTCTACGATAGACTTGAACGCCTCCTAGACATGATCAGTTAGCAGACATTCAGACTCGTCGGAGGGGCCTGAGACAAGGTTGGAAGTTACCAGCGTGCAAAAGGACTCATCACCGTCGAGATGTTTACCCGCGGCCTTGCACCCCGGCACGGTAACAGGCTGGTCGTTGTAGCGGACGCGGACGTAGTAGCCCTGGAGCTTGGCCCTTTCCGAGTCGCTCAGGTCGCTGGTGGGCTTGCGGCCGATGCCGGtgggctgctcgccggcgcgagAGCCGCCCAGAAATGAGGGCAGCCACGAGGACAGTTGcgaagaggccgaggtggacgaggcgggggGTGCTGGTGTATCGGCATGGCGgaagagctcgacggcgataTGGCTGGTgaatggcggccatgcgTCCGTGTTGAAGGCCCCTAGGCTGGCCAGTGTTGCGGCGAGGGTTGTATCGTGGCACCCGCTCAGGCCGAATTGCACGGGTCTGGCGGTGGCATCGGGGAGACGAGACTGGGACGTCACCTCATACCGCCCGTCTGCGGCGGTGTGCTCGGCACTGCCAACCATGCGGGAGACCACGTccgcgagcaggccgccgatgccgagggTGCGGTACTCGCGACTCTCCTTGTACCCGGCGAACcactcctcgacgccgatcTTTTCGACGATTTGCTTGACCTGGGGGTCGTAGAACTCCTTTGGCAATCTTGTGTCCGGGCCGTGGGCCTTGGTAGCATTGATGGTGTCCATGATGCCGCTCAATCGCGGCCGCGCATCAACAGCAACCTTGGGGCTGTCGTCGGGCATCCACTTGCCAAGTCTCTTGT is part of the Purpureocillium takamizusanense chromosome 7, complete sequence genome and encodes:
- a CDS encoding Acid phosphatase (EggNog:ENOG503NV73~COG:I), whose product is MSTLEPRPPYSDAELAALYPPQLRLQQVQILLRHGERTPVNARFTNTGLAPFWPYCSSYRNLRSAILDPAASGAVVQGRPFSTLEWKRRLETFGANDVAVVAAGPKGELDGICDMGMLTDRGRETTLELGQRLRRLYVDQLGFLPAGIKDTDFLYLRATPIPRALESMQQAFHGLYPPHTRAPDLPPPMVLARTPSDETLFPNDGNCRRFAALSRAFAQRAADRWNDSEDMAFLNKRLGKWMPDDSPKVAVDARPRLSGIMDTINATKAHGPDTRLPKEFYDPQVKQIVEKIGVEEWFAGYKESREYRTLGIGGLLADVVSRMVGSAEHTAADGRYEVTSQSRLPDATARPVQFGLSGCHDTTLAATLASLGAFNTDAWPPFTSHIAVELFRHADTPAPPASSTSASSQLSSWLPSFLGGSRAGEQPTGIGRKPTSDLSDSERAKLQGYYVRVRYNDQPVTVPGCKAAGKHLDGDESFCTLVTSNLVSGPSDESECLLTDHV